A region from the Gossypium hirsutum isolate 1008001.06 chromosome A08, Gossypium_hirsutum_v2.1, whole genome shotgun sequence genome encodes:
- the LOC121204729 gene encoding protein DETOXIFICATION 21 → MEGDINQKLLTETTKNEEEEVQFKERLWTETKKLWIVAGPAIFTRFSTFGVTVISQAFVGHLGPTELAAFSLCFTVLLRFGNGVLLGMASALETLCGQAFGAKQYHMLGIYLQRSWIVLFATALCLLPIYIFTTPILMALGQDETIATVAGYISNWFIGIVFSFIVSFTCQMFLQAQSKNMIIAYLAAFSIGIHISLSWLLTVKLKYGLSGALLSTILAYWIPNIGQLLFITCGGCKDTWKGFSMLAFKDLMPVVKLSLSSGAMLCLELWYNTILVLLTGNLKNAQVAIDALAICLNINGWEMMISLGFLAAASVRVSNELGRGSSKGAKFSIMTTTLTSLCIGCMLFVLFLFLRGRLAYIFTESEEVANAVADLSPLLACSILLNSVQPVLSGVAVGAGWQSIVAWVNIASYYLVGIPIGVVLGYVFKMEVKGVWVGMLLGTLLQTVTLIIITWKTDWDKQVLLARSRVNKWFVPESRETNSNQENGA, encoded by the exons ATGGAAGGAGATATCAACCAGAAGCTGCTAACAGAGACTACTAAGAACGAAGAGGAAGAAGTGCAATTTAAAGAAAGATTATGGACCGAGACAAAGAAATTGTGGATTGTGGCTGGTCCTGCAATTTTCACCAGGTTTTCAACCTTTGGTGTCACTGTAATCAGTCAGGCCTTTGTTGGTCATCTTGGTCCTACTGAACTTGCTGCTTTTTCCCTTTGTTTCACTGTCCTTTTGAGGTTTGGCAATGGCGTTCTG CTTGGTATGGCCAGTGCATTGGAAACGCTGTGTGGTCAAGCATTTGGAGCAAAACAATACCATATGCTTGGGATATACCTTCAAAGATCATGGATAGTTCTGTTTGCAACTGCCCTCTGTCTCCTTCCTATATATATCTTCACTACCCCAATTCTGATGGCTTTAGGCCAGGATGAAACGATAGCAACGGTGGCAGGATATATCAGTAATTGGTTCATCGGGATCGTGTTTTCGTTCATTGTATCCTTCACTTGCCAGATGTTCCTGCAAGCACAGAGCAAGAATATGATTATTGCATACTTAGCTGCATTCTCTATTGGAATCCACATCAGTCTTTCATGGCTTTTGACTGTGAAACTCAAGTACGGCCTCTCCGGGGCTTTACTATCAACGATTTTGGCCTATTGGATACCAAATATAGGTCAGCTTTTGTTTATTACATGTGGAGGTTGTAAAGATACGTGGAAGGGTTTCTCAATGTTAGCTTTCAAAGATCTAATGCCTGTTGTTAAGCTATCTTTGTCATCTGGTGCTATGCTTTG TCTTGAGCTTTGGTACAACACAATCTTGGTTCTTCTAACTGGAAACTTGAAAAATGCTCAGGTTGCAATTGATGCTCTTGCCATTTG tctCAACATTAATGGATGGGAAATGATGATATCGCTAGGTTTCTTGGCTGCAGCAAG TGTTAGGGTGTCGAATGAGCTTGGAAGAGGAAGCTCCAAAGGTGCCAAGTTTTCAATTATGACCACAACGCTTACATCACTTTGCATTGGATGTATGCTATTTGTGCTCTTCTTATTTCTTAGAGGACGTTTAGCATACATATTCACAGAAAGTGAAGAAGTGGCTAACGCAGTTGCGGATTTGTCTCCATTGCTGGCTTGCTCCATACTTCTAAACAGTGTTCAACCTGTCCTCTCTG GAGTTGCTGTTGGTGCTGGATGGCAAAGCATTGTAGCATGGGTTAACATAGCTTCCTACTATTTAGTTGGCATTCCAATTGGTGTTGTTCTCGGATACGTATTCAAAATGGAAGTGAAG GGTGTTTGGGTTGGCATGTTGCTGGGAACACTTCTTCAAACTGTTACACTTATTATTATCACCTGGAAAACTGATTGGGATAAGCAG GTTCTCTTGGCTCGTTCACGAGTTAATAAGTGGTTTGTACCAGAATCCCGGGAAACAAACAGCAACCAAGAAAATGGTGCTTGA